From a single Lentimicrobiaceae bacterium genomic region:
- a CDS encoding TonB-dependent receptor has protein sequence MKLKITSYSLFLLIVALLSVSEVLAQNGQGRGGGGGERPAIGILKGKLVDEASGYAIEYGSIALISPRDSSIAGGTISDSKGNFKVEQLKTGKYLVRIQFMGYETKMIKDVMIRPDNPEINLGIVPLKNKATGLSGVEITAEKEMMVNNLDKKIINVDKSIASIGGSAVEVMQNIPSVKVDVDGNVSLRGSSNVTILVDGKPSGLAEISSGDLLQQIPASSIESIEVITNPSVRYDPEGTSGIINIVLKKKSLQGLNGLVSATAGTGDRYNGSLNFNLRQSKFNLFAGYDARFGRFNSSGESNRTTTYEGVSSVLLQNQEMTNNRNMQNLNTGVDFLIDNYNTLTLSFQYRDMDFGNKGDILSRSFNADDVLVRKFNRYSSSDRSIQSYSYNASYKRTFSTKGRELTADFMINDNSMSGSQKIEQTEFFSDEAQLYPTLQNSGSNNTNLMYMLQSNYSTPVGNGGRVETGFKSTVKDLSMRNYLEDYDYETDKWILNPLANNYFDYLEQIHAVYGIYSSSYKKLKYQAGVRLEQLISNSELTLTNEKFDQSYMSLYPSVHLVYESSVKQQFLLSYSRRVSRPSNRQLNPFVDYSDSLNIRFGNPKLDPEFINSYELGWSNFWGKNSLNATAFYRHTTGIIDRIVSLEESGVTSTTYRNLTSGTAYGMEFIGNREFAKWFKANANVSIFRNVIKGSEVTGLETVRGNMWTAKINMTFNLMKNGSLMVAGNYESPEVEAQDRDAEVYFADVAFRYDFLKGKASLSLRVSDVFDTRRFNSETTGDGFFITNNRKMESRVGYLGFSYRINNYNRQKERERNGQVESDMEDF, from the coding sequence ATGAAATTAAAAATTACATCTTACTCGTTATTCTTGCTTATTGTGGCGCTATTAAGTGTGTCAGAAGTTCTGGCACAAAACGGACAGGGCAGAGGCGGCGGTGGAGGCGAAAGGCCTGCAATCGGCATACTCAAAGGTAAGCTGGTTGACGAAGCTTCCGGTTATGCCATTGAATATGGAAGTATTGCCCTCATCAGCCCGAGGGATTCTTCAATTGCAGGTGGTACAATCAGCGATTCAAAGGGGAATTTCAAAGTTGAACAGCTGAAAACCGGGAAGTATTTGGTCAGAATTCAGTTTATGGGTTATGAGACCAAAATGATTAAAGATGTTATGATAAGGCCTGACAATCCGGAGATTAATCTTGGTATTGTTCCTTTGAAAAATAAAGCGACAGGGCTTTCGGGTGTTGAAATTACGGCTGAAAAGGAAATGATGGTAAACAATCTGGATAAAAAGATTATCAATGTTGACAAGAGCATTGCTTCAATTGGAGGCTCTGCTGTTGAAGTGATGCAAAATATACCATCAGTAAAAGTAGATGTTGATGGAAATGTGAGCCTTAGGGGAAGCAGTAATGTTACTATTCTTGTTGATGGCAAGCCCTCGGGATTGGCAGAAATCAGCAGTGGTGACCTGCTTCAGCAGATTCCGGCAAGTTCAATCGAATCAATTGAAGTAATTACCAATCCTTCGGTAAGATATGATCCGGAAGGTACTTCAGGAATTATCAATATTGTGTTAAAGAAAAAAAGCCTTCAGGGGCTGAATGGGCTGGTTTCGGCCACAGCTGGTACAGGCGATAGATACAATGGCTCCCTGAATTTTAACCTCAGACAGTCAAAATTTAATTTGTTTGCAGGTTATGATGCCCGGTTTGGCAGGTTTAATTCATCCGGAGAATCCAATCGCACAACAACTTATGAGGGTGTTTCTTCTGTATTGCTTCAGAATCAGGAGATGACAAATAACAGAAATATGCAGAATCTGAATACAGGCGTTGATTTTTTAATTGACAACTATAACACACTTACCCTTTCATTTCAATACAGAGATATGGATTTTGGTAATAAGGGTGATATTTTGTCGCGTTCATTTAATGCCGATGATGTTCTTGTCAGAAAATTTAACCGTTATAGCTCATCAGATCGCAGTATACAGTCATATAGTTATAATGCTTCGTATAAAAGAACTTTTTCAACCAAAGGCAGGGAATTGACCGCTGATTTTATGATCAATGACAACAGCATGAGTGGGAGTCAGAAAATTGAGCAAACGGAATTTTTTTCTGATGAAGCGCAGCTATATCCTACACTTCAGAACTCCGGCTCGAACAATACGAATTTGATGTATATGTTACAGTCTAACTATTCAACACCTGTTGGAAATGGCGGTCGTGTTGAAACGGGATTCAAGAGCACTGTTAAAGACCTTAGCATGCGAAATTACCTGGAAGACTATGATTATGAAACAGATAAATGGATACTGAATCCGCTGGCAAATAATTATTTTGATTACCTGGAACAGATACATGCTGTTTATGGGATTTATTCATCATCATACAAAAAATTAAAATATCAGGCAGGAGTCAGGCTAGAGCAGCTGATATCAAATTCGGAACTCACCTTAACCAATGAAAAGTTTGATCAGTCATATATGAGCTTATACCCGTCTGTTCACCTGGTTTATGAATCAAGTGTAAAGCAGCAATTTTTGCTCAGTTACAGCCGCAGGGTATCAAGGCCTTCAAACAGGCAGCTGAATCCTTTTGTTGATTACTCTGATTCATTGAATATCAGGTTTGGCAATCCAAAATTAGATCCTGAATTTATCAACTCCTATGAACTTGGGTGGTCAAATTTCTGGGGTAAGAATTCGTTGAATGCAACGGCTTTTTATCGGCATACAACGGGCATTATTGATAGAATAGTTTCGTTGGAAGAGAGTGGTGTGACCTCTACCACATACAGGAATCTGACCAGTGGAACAGCATACGGAATGGAATTTATAGGAAACAGGGAGTTTGCAAAATGGTTTAAAGCCAATGCCAATGTTTCGATATTCAGGAATGTAATAAAGGGGAGTGAAGTTACAGGTCTTGAAACGGTAAGAGGCAATATGTGGACAGCCAAAATCAATATGACATTCAATCTGATGAAGAATGGTTCATTGATGGTAGCCGGAAACTATGAATCACCCGAGGTTGAAGCTCAGGACAGGGATGCAGAGGTGTATTTTGCAGATGTGGCATTCAGGTATGACTTTTTGAAAGGGAAAGCATCTTTAAGCTTAAGGGTGAGTGATGTGTTTGATACCAGAAGGTTTAATTCTGAAACAACCGGTGATGGGTTTTTTATCACAAATAACCGCAAAATGGAAAGCCGGGTTGGCTATTTGGGATTTAGTTATCGCATCAACAATTATAACCGGCAAAAAGAGAGAGAGCGCAATGGGCAGGTCGAATCTGATATGGAAGATTTTTAA
- a CDS encoding 6-phosphofructokinase, giving the protein MAKSKNINKRIGILTAGGDCPGINAAIRSVGKTAISDYGMEILGISSGFLGLIEKDFSILDENHLSGILTLGGTILGTSREKPYKKNETANGKSEKPKLIKKHYHEMNLDGLVCIGGNGTMRTAALLAEEGLNIIGLPKTIDNDVWGTDVTFGFDSAVWIATDAIDRLHTTANSHKRIMVIELMGHHAGWLALYSGIAGGGDVILIPEIDYKEEVVAKYLLKRAMNKKSYSIVVVAEGINKPKGISAAHHVSQFIQKYTGLETRETILGYIQRGGSPSPMDRILATRYGAHAVELMASGNFGQMVASINGKITSVPLKDVGNKLNIVPQDHPLIKKSRKMGISFGDK; this is encoded by the coding sequence ATGGCTAAATCTAAAAATATTAATAAAAGAATTGGCATTCTGACCGCTGGAGGTGACTGCCCTGGAATAAACGCTGCCATAAGAAGTGTAGGAAAAACAGCCATTTCTGATTATGGAATGGAGATTTTAGGAATATCTTCAGGCTTCCTTGGATTAATTGAAAAAGACTTTTCTATTCTTGACGAAAATCATTTATCCGGTATTCTGACTCTTGGAGGAACCATCCTGGGCACCTCCAGAGAAAAACCTTACAAAAAAAATGAAACAGCCAATGGCAAATCAGAAAAGCCCAAGCTTATTAAAAAGCATTACCATGAAATGAACCTTGACGGCCTGGTTTGCATTGGCGGTAACGGAACGATGCGAACAGCGGCCCTGCTTGCTGAAGAAGGCCTGAATATCATTGGCCTTCCTAAAACCATTGATAATGACGTTTGGGGAACAGATGTCACCTTCGGGTTTGATTCTGCCGTTTGGATTGCCACTGACGCCATAGATAGGCTGCACACAACTGCCAACTCACATAAACGCATCATGGTTATTGAACTGATGGGTCACCATGCCGGATGGCTGGCACTGTACTCCGGCATTGCCGGCGGTGGTGACGTTATCCTTATTCCTGAAATTGATTACAAAGAGGAGGTAGTGGCCAAATATCTGCTTAAAAGAGCCATGAATAAAAAATCATATTCCATTGTGGTTGTAGCAGAAGGAATCAACAAACCTAAAGGAATTTCTGCCGCACATCATGTTTCTCAGTTTATTCAAAAATATACCGGACTCGAAACACGTGAAACTATCCTTGGTTATATTCAACGCGGAGGAAGCCCCTCGCCCATGGATCGCATCCTGGCAACCCGCTATGGAGCACATGCTGTTGAACTGATGGCTTCCGGTAATTTTGGACAAATGGTGGCTTCCATTAATGGTAAGATTACCTCTGTTCCCCTTAAAGATGTAGGCAACAAACTCAATATTGTACCACAGGATCACCCGCTGATCAAAAAATCACGAAAAATGGGAATCTCTTTTGGCGACAAATAA
- a CDS encoding M14 family metallopeptidase, which produces MRNTLTIFLLLFNLILNAQNWDTDYEKSDFKKTPTYAETIDYCQRLADASPLASMVNLGLSPQGNAIPMMIIDRDGLKTPEAIRAKGRIVVLVQACIHPGEPEGKDAMLLLIRDLIIHRKQKELLEKASILFIPIFNVDGHERFGPYNRINQNGPEEMGWRTNALNLNLNRDFLKAESPEMQHWLKMYTQWLPEFFIDIHTSDGADYQYPLTYSIEISGNLDSGLTRWLNNIYEPRITGKMKEAGYPIFPYVQFRKWHDPRSGLRTGPAPSMISQGYAAVQNRPALLIETHMLKNYKTRVDATYQMLTHSLFILNHQAETLKTLIDMADKSTASPNFRTQKYPLCIKTSQTDSTMVQFEGFEYKNVKSDLTGGDWFIYDNTRPVTMTLPFFNKTYVETETQLPEAYLIPAEWASLAGKLKLHGIKMNQLTESAELNINSYKFHDCSFSPEPNEGHQKVNAKYDEIVETRKFPKGSFVILTNQRTAKVIAAALEPASPGSFFEWGYFNTILEQKEYSETYVMETMAREMLNTDANLKKEFETRMKDPDFAGSQWNILNWFYSKTPYWDNKFNIYPVGRVFEKASVTYLKNISVPVE; this is translated from the coding sequence ATGAGAAACACGCTTACCATATTCCTTCTATTGTTCAATCTCATACTGAACGCTCAGAACTGGGACACTGATTACGAAAAATCTGATTTTAAAAAGACGCCAACGTATGCCGAAACTATAGATTATTGCCAGCGCCTGGCCGATGCTTCTCCCTTAGCCAGCATGGTCAACCTGGGCTTAAGTCCCCAGGGAAATGCAATTCCCATGATGATAATTGACCGCGATGGATTAAAAACTCCAGAAGCCATAAGAGCCAAAGGACGCATTGTTGTGTTGGTACAGGCATGCATTCACCCTGGCGAACCCGAGGGAAAAGACGCCATGCTACTGCTAATAAGAGACTTAATCATCCACCGCAAGCAAAAAGAGTTGCTTGAAAAAGCAAGCATCCTTTTTATTCCAATTTTTAATGTGGACGGGCACGAGAGATTTGGCCCCTATAACCGAATAAACCAAAACGGGCCCGAAGAAATGGGCTGGCGCACCAATGCCCTGAATCTTAACCTGAACCGCGACTTTCTGAAAGCCGAATCGCCCGAAATGCAGCACTGGCTTAAAATGTACACACAATGGCTTCCCGAATTCTTTATCGACATACACACTTCAGATGGGGCCGATTACCAATACCCTCTTACTTACAGCATTGAAATTTCAGGCAATCTTGATTCAGGCTTAACCCGCTGGCTCAACAATATATATGAACCCCGTATTACAGGCAAGATGAAAGAGGCTGGATACCCGATATTTCCTTATGTCCAGTTCAGAAAATGGCATGACCCCAGAAGCGGACTTCGCACAGGACCTGCCCCATCAATGATTTCGCAAGGTTACGCTGCCGTGCAGAATCGCCCTGCACTGCTGATTGAAACCCATATGCTTAAAAACTATAAAACACGCGTTGATGCTACATACCAAATGTTAACGCATTCACTGTTCATTTTAAACCATCAGGCCGAAACATTGAAAACCCTGATTGACATGGCCGACAAATCAACTGCATCGCCAAACTTCAGAACACAAAAATACCCCTTGTGCATCAAAACCAGCCAAACAGACAGCACAATGGTACAGTTTGAAGGCTTCGAATACAAAAATGTAAAGAGCGACCTCACCGGAGGCGACTGGTTTATATATGACAACACCAGGCCAGTAACCATGACTCTACCGTTTTTCAACAAAACATACGTTGAAACTGAAACTCAACTTCCTGAAGCATACCTTATTCCTGCTGAATGGGCTTCTTTAGCCGGAAAACTTAAACTTCACGGCATCAAAATGAATCAGTTAACCGAATCTGCCGAATTAAATATCAACTCATATAAATTTCACGACTGTTCTTTCAGCCCCGAACCAAACGAAGGTCACCAGAAAGTCAATGCAAAATATGACGAAATTGTTGAAACACGCAAATTCCCTAAAGGCTCTTTCGTAATACTTACCAATCAACGAACAGCTAAAGTAATAGCTGCAGCACTTGAGCCGGCGTCACCTGGCTCATTTTTCGAGTGGGGTTATTTCAACACGATTCTTGAACAAAAAGAATACAGCGAAACCTATGTTATGGAAACCATGGCGCGTGAAATGCTAAACACAGATGCCAACCTCAAAAAAGAGTTTGAAACCAGAATGAAAGACCCCGATTTTGCAGGCAGCCAATGGAATATTCTTAACTGGTTTTACAGCAAAACACCTTACTGGGACAACAAATTCAACATTTACCCTGTAGGCAGGGTTTTCGAAAAAGCTTCTGTCACTTACCTGAAAAATATTTCGGTTCCTGTTGAATAA
- a CDS encoding sugar MFS transporter, giving the protein MDKQDNSFKVGMSVIGSIFFIFGFATTFIITLSAKVKDIFALSEFEAQMLNFAFFITYALISIPIGLYIKKIGYKRALVIGLLLMAAGGFLFFPSSSIPSFPLFLVSTFILAAGVVFLQTAANPYVTALGPADTASSRLNLTQALNSIATMLAPWIIAVFIFKSVGELLPVEKAQTVQLPFIIMSVLIVIIAVMIMFIKLPEISQQSTEKKSVWKYPHVLLGALAIFFYVGAEVGNGGMIINYLKSTNGMDPETASKYAAIYWGGAMVGRFFGSFMFSGISMSKKITYALPVLLLAFVSGSFVTDWSWSIGGIFLGIAVINFLIMQIGTGKAARTLAVFALVAAALDLITSFGTGTIALWTLVSIGLFNSIMFPNIFTLAVKDLDNGELSTASGIINTLIFGGAIIPPIMGGVADSFGYTWAFIVPALCYLYIFFYAVKGSQIRR; this is encoded by the coding sequence ATGGACAAACAGGACAACAGTTTTAAAGTAGGAATGTCGGTTATCGGCTCCATATTTTTCATCTTTGGCTTTGCCACAACCTTTATTATCACACTGAGTGCTAAAGTAAAAGACATCTTCGCCCTCAGCGAATTTGAAGCTCAGATGTTGAATTTTGCATTTTTCATCACCTACGCTCTAATCTCAATCCCCATTGGGCTTTACATTAAAAAAATCGGCTATAAAAGGGCTTTGGTAATTGGCTTATTACTTATGGCTGCTGGAGGTTTTCTGTTCTTCCCTTCATCCAGTATCCCATCATTCCCCTTATTTTTAGTTTCTACCTTTATTCTTGCTGCAGGTGTAGTATTTCTGCAAACAGCAGCCAACCCTTATGTAACAGCTTTAGGGCCTGCAGATACCGCTTCAAGCCGTCTGAATCTGACTCAAGCCTTAAACTCTATTGCAACCATGCTGGCACCATGGATTATTGCTGTATTTATTTTTAAAAGTGTAGGAGAACTTTTACCGGTTGAGAAAGCACAAACTGTACAATTGCCCTTCATCATCATGAGCGTTTTGATTGTGATTATTGCTGTCATGATCATGTTTATTAAGTTACCTGAAATATCACAACAATCCACAGAGAAGAAAAGTGTATGGAAATACCCCCATGTTTTACTGGGCGCACTTGCTATATTCTTTTATGTTGGCGCTGAAGTGGGTAATGGCGGAATGATTATCAATTATCTTAAATCAACCAATGGAATGGATCCGGAAACTGCTTCAAAGTATGCAGCCATCTATTGGGGAGGAGCCATGGTTGGCCGTTTCTTTGGCTCATTCATGTTCTCCGGAATTAGCATGTCCAAAAAAATCACCTATGCTCTTCCTGTTTTGCTGCTAGCATTCGTTTCAGGCTCTTTTGTAACCGACTGGAGCTGGAGTATTGGCGGAATTTTCCTTGGCATTGCAGTGATTAATTTTCTAATCATGCAAATTGGCACAGGTAAAGCTGCCCGTACACTGGCTGTTTTTGCCCTGGTTGCTGCCGCACTTGACCTCATTACAAGCTTTGGAACAGGAACAATAGCATTATGGACACTTGTTTCCATCGGTTTATTCAATTCAATTATGTTCCCGAACATCTTTACGCTTGCCGTTAAAGACCTTGACAACGGAGAGCTCAGCACTGCATCAGGCATTATCAACACCCTTATTTTTGGTGGCGCCATCATTCCTCCAATCATGGGCGGTGTTGCCGACAGCTTTGGCTACACCTGGGCCTTTATTGTTCCTGCACTTTGTTACCTCTACATCTTCTTCTATGCTGTTAAAGGAAGTCAGATAAGAAGGTAA
- a CDS encoding histidine kinase, translating to MKRLLAPIILLISLIFPASYAQQPVFRHYTVDEGLPSNEIYHVFQDSKGYVWIATNMGVCRYDGRHFKNFDKQDGLAENTVFEVYEDFKGRVWFVSFPCQLSYFENDSIVNYRFNRSLEAGVGGFAVPVKSSFVVSRDGSIKIGLLQEGLIMIDNQGNLKRLHPKGAESTAAHLFIEDGRVLVSQGEIMDLYRITIHNDKRVSRYFFKNIERTYSHRQLMATLIGEHQLVFSQNDFFVVFNDSLKPYPKFVDYRIFGVFPDRHNNIWIATDKNGAICYKSGQDLSTPVFQYLNGVSVSSIYEDLEGGMWFSTLAEGVYYLPSGSFYSYTKLNGLTSDKVSKVLLSSGKVIAGTNDEFINIIKGKSISNLKVSDTKNDLIQALFENKQGLWVGTNEYLYNVHDLHSIKKYENKFADSKIQQNSLSGKSRFIFSLKTISGSNDDGLWIGESNSYSKFLNGNVIYNSLSYDSIGLRVESILEINDSTLFLGATNGVYKKDKKGIINLKALNPLLGSRVTDLLYDEKTKQLLIGTKGSGLILYDLASSILQLTQQQGLLSNSISSMVCNNGCLWVATNKGLNCLELADIGSKGFKINSFTKLHGLISNEINQIACDDDNVYIATNLGLTVFNYKNYKPVTQPPPVYINSVNVLNVDTLVKSGLKLNYDRNFITLEFVGISFRDADNVIFKYRLVGLNDNWVVTNNNEVEYAFLPPGDYTFEVMAINADGLQSAAPAKFSFTILPPFWRTWWFISLSALTVILIVYLYYINRVKQIRKEHELRNDINWYRQQALGKQMDPHFVFNTLNSIQSFIIKNDRLASSQYLSKFARLMRLILNSSQKQAVPIGDEISSLSLYLELESLRFQQKFEYHLNVDDSIDTLASYIPPFLIQPFVENAIWHGIMGLKGGGRIVIHLSKEKNQITCVVEDNGVGRAQAQASKPAAKRDEKSLGISLVESRLKLLNNLYGLDMKSQIIDLFDANGQASGTRVIINLPIMS from the coding sequence ATGAAAAGGCTTTTAGCCCCGATCATATTATTAATAAGTCTGATTTTCCCGGCATCCTATGCCCAGCAGCCTGTATTCAGGCATTATACGGTTGATGAAGGCCTCCCCAGTAACGAAATTTACCATGTGTTTCAGGATTCAAAAGGGTATGTTTGGATTGCAACCAATATGGGTGTATGCAGATATGATGGCCGGCATTTTAAGAATTTTGACAAGCAGGATGGGTTGGCAGAAAATACCGTATTTGAAGTTTATGAAGACTTTAAGGGTCGGGTATGGTTTGTTTCTTTTCCTTGTCAGTTGTCTTATTTTGAGAATGATTCTATAGTTAATTACCGATTCAACAGGAGCCTTGAAGCAGGGGTTGGAGGATTTGCTGTACCTGTTAAGTCATCCTTTGTTGTTAGTAGAGACGGAAGTATAAAAATCGGACTATTACAGGAAGGTTTAATAATGATCGATAATCAGGGGAATTTAAAAAGGCTCCATCCGAAAGGGGCAGAATCAACTGCGGCCCATCTTTTTATTGAGGATGGCAGGGTGCTTGTTTCTCAAGGGGAGATTATGGATTTGTACAGAATTACAATACATAATGACAAAAGGGTGTCCCGGTACTTTTTTAAAAATATTGAAAGAACATATTCACATCGGCAGTTAATGGCAACATTGATTGGAGAACATCAACTTGTTTTTTCACAAAATGATTTTTTTGTAGTTTTTAATGATAGTTTGAAACCTTATCCTAAGTTTGTTGACTATAGAATTTTTGGCGTATTCCCTGATAGACATAATAATATTTGGATTGCTACGGATAAAAATGGTGCAATTTGTTATAAAAGTGGTCAAGATTTAAGCACTCCTGTTTTTCAATATTTAAATGGTGTTTCCGTTTCTTCAATTTATGAGGATCTGGAAGGAGGAATGTGGTTCTCAACTTTAGCTGAGGGCGTTTATTATTTGCCTTCAGGTAGTTTTTATTCGTATACCAAACTGAATGGTTTGACTTCAGATAAGGTAAGTAAGGTGTTATTGTCAAGCGGAAAAGTTATTGCAGGAACAAACGATGAGTTTATTAATATCATCAAAGGGAAAAGCATCTCTAACTTAAAAGTCTCTGATACAAAGAATGATTTGATTCAGGCCTTATTTGAAAATAAGCAGGGATTATGGGTGGGTACAAATGAGTATTTGTATAATGTTCATGATCTGCATTCAATCAAGAAGTATGAAAATAAATTCGCTGATTCCAAAATTCAACAGAATAGTTTGTCGGGGAAGTCTCGTTTTATATTTAGTTTAAAAACTATATCAGGCTCAAATGATGATGGATTGTGGATTGGGGAATCAAACAGCTATAGTAAATTTTTAAATGGAAATGTTATTTATAACTCTTTATCCTATGATAGTATTGGGTTAAGGGTTGAATCTATACTTGAGATTAATGACAGTACACTTTTTTTAGGTGCAACCAATGGAGTTTATAAAAAGGATAAGAAAGGTATTATTAATCTAAAGGCTCTTAATCCCCTTTTAGGGAGTAGAGTTACCGATTTACTGTATGATGAAAAAACTAAGCAATTATTGATTGGAACAAAGGGTTCTGGCCTGATTTTGTATGATTTAGCTAGCTCCATTCTTCAACTCACCCAGCAACAAGGGCTTTTAAGTAACTCAATTTCCTCTATGGTATGCAATAATGGTTGTTTATGGGTTGCTACAAATAAAGGGCTGAACTGTCTGGAACTTGCCGATATTGGTAGCAAGGGCTTTAAGATTAACTCTTTTACCAAGTTACATGGGTTGATTTCAAATGAAATCAATCAGATTGCTTGTGATGATGATAATGTTTATATTGCTACTAATCTGGGCCTCACAGTTTTTAACTATAAAAATTATAAACCAGTTACCCAACCCCCTCCGGTTTATATTAACTCAGTTAATGTGTTGAATGTTGATACCCTTGTGAAGTCTGGACTTAAACTTAATTATGACCGGAATTTTATTACGTTGGAGTTTGTTGGTATTTCATTTCGTGATGCCGACAATGTTATTTTCAAGTATCGTCTGGTTGGCCTAAATGACAATTGGGTGGTTACGAATAACAATGAGGTTGAATATGCTTTTCTTCCACCCGGTGATTATACTTTTGAAGTGATGGCTATCAATGCTGATGGTCTGCAAAGTGCAGCTCCTGCCAAGTTTAGCTTTACTATTTTACCTCCCTTCTGGAGAACATGGTGGTTTATCTCACTTTCGGCCCTTACAGTTATACTGATAGTTTACCTTTATTACATCAACAGGGTTAAACAAATACGCAAAGAACATGAGCTCAGGAATGATATTAACTGGTACAGGCAACAAGCCCTCGGAAAGCAAATGGACCCTCATTTTGTTTTCAATACACTGAATTCAATTCAATCTTTTATTATCAAAAACGATCGGCTGGCCTCTTCCCAATATCTTTCTAAGTTTGCAAGACTTATGCGATTGATACTGAACAGCTCGCAAAAACAGGCCGTCCCTATTGGTGACGAAATATCCTCACTTTCTCTTTACCTCGAACTGGAGTCACTTAGATTTCAGCAGAAATTTGAATATCATTTGAATGTTGATGACTCAATTGATACTTTGGCCAGCTATATTCCGCCATTTCTTATTCAGCCTTTTGTCGAAAATGCAATCTGGCATGGTATTATGGGTTTAAAAGGTGGTGGACGTATTGTGATTCATCTGTCAAAAGAAAAGAATCAGATTACCTGTGTAGTTGAAGATAATGGGGTCGGAAGAGCTCAGGCTCAGGCCTCAAAGCCCGCTGCTAAACGAGATGAGAAATCTTTAGGCATTTCCTTGGTAGAGTCAAGGTTAAAACTGCTTAATAACCTTTATGGGCTGGATATGAAATCGCAGATTATCGATTTATTTGACGCAAACGGGCAAGCTTCGGGCACAAGGGTGATTATCAATCTGCCCATTATGTCTTAG